One Candidatus Woesearchaeota archaeon genomic region harbors:
- a CDS encoding DUF655 domain-containing protein translates to MELVQDTNQQQRAIKEENVIVLDFLPNGYPFDSRPSHKKTPIVQAIGKTHFVLLELVPKKDVFLQPFKEVYIGDGKRDQIHHIIGRLAFDKLTQTARSELEFVIADIVKKHESRFVDFFNKSAPLTTRMHQLELLPGLGKKHMWEIIESREDKPFASFDDLKKRVKLMPDPEKAIIKRILLEIEGGEKHHLFADK, encoded by the coding sequence GGAAGAGAATGTGATTGTATTGGATTTCTTGCCAAACGGCTATCCATTTGACTCAAGGCCAAGCCACAAGAAAACCCCGATTGTGCAGGCCATTGGAAAAACCCATTTTGTGCTTCTTGAATTGGTTCCCAAGAAAGATGTATTCCTGCAGCCGTTCAAGGAGGTATACATAGGCGACGGAAAGCGCGACCAGATCCACCATATAATCGGCAGGCTTGCCTTTGACAAGCTTACCCAGACCGCGAGAAGCGAGCTGGAATTTGTAATTGCGGACATTGTCAAGAAGCATGAGAGCAGGTTTGTGGACTTTTTCAACAAGTCAGCGCCACTGACCACAAGGATGCACCAGCTGGAATTGCTGCCCGGCCTGGGAAAAAAGCACATGTGGGAAATAATTGAGAGCAGGGAAGACAAGCCATTCGCGTCATTCGATGACCTGAAAAAAAGGGTTAAATTGATGCCCGACCCTGAAAAAGCAATAATCAAGAGAATCCTGCTTGAGATTGAGGGCGGGGAAAAGCACCACCTTTTTGCGGACAAGTGA